One window from the genome of Paramisgurnus dabryanus chromosome 20, PD_genome_1.1, whole genome shotgun sequence encodes:
- the olig3 gene encoding oligodendrocyte transcription factor 3: MNSDSSSSRSSSPDMDGMYHHHAQDPRLNSVSSTQSELLQKMTAEHMSKTSPGSKYKLKKQVTEQEIQQLRLKINGRERKRMHDLNLAMDGLREVMPYAHGPSVRKLSKIATLLLARNYILMLNSSLDEMKRLVGEIYGGHHSAFHCGTVSHAGAHAASAAHQMHPLLGSALTSSTSSTLSNTLPGLTSIRGPHSLMKSTPTPPLQLGGSFQHWAGLPCPCTICQVPPPPHMSITSTGLTRLTAENKEVMK, encoded by the coding sequence ATGAATTCGGACTCCAGCTCTAGTAGATCTTCATCTCCAGATATGGACGGGATGTATCATCACCACGCACAGGACCCGCGCCTGAATTCGGTGTCCTCCACGCAAAGCGAGCTCCTCCAGAAGATGACGGCCGAGCACATGTCCAAAACGTCCCCCGGCAGCAAGTACAAGCTGAAGAAGCAGGTCACCGAGCAGGAGATCCAGCAGCTGCGCTTGAAGATCAACGGCAGAGAACGAAAACGCATGCACGACTTGAACCTGGCGATGGACGGTCTCCGAGAGGTCATGCCGTACGCGCACGGCCCGTCCGTGAGAAAGCTGTCAAAGATCGCCACTCTACTGCTGGCCAGAAACTACATCCTGATGTTGAACAGTTCCCTGGACGAGATGAAGAGGCTGGTGGGGGAGATTTACGGCGGTCACCACTCGGCGTTCCACTGCGGGACGGTGAGCCACGCCGGCGCGCACGCGGCGAGCGCGGCGCACCAGATGCATCCTCTTCTCGGCAGCGCGCTGACCTCGTCCACCTCCTCCACGCTTTCCAACACATTACCGGGACTTACCTCCATTAGGGGGCCGCACTCTTTGATGAAAAGCACCCCAACGCCTCCGCTGCAGCTCGGTGGCAGCTTTCAACACTGGGCGGGCCTGCCTTGCCCGTGCACTATTTGCCAGGTGCCTCCACCTCCCCACATGTCCATCACTTCCACGGGACTCACAAGGCTTACGGCAGAGAACAAGGAAGTGATGAAGTGA